AAACTGTTCCTGAATACAATATATCATTACCCATGTTAAGTCCTTTATTAATCCCAGATATAACTATATCTATATTGTTTGAAATTAATTTATCTAAAGCTACTTTTACACAATCTGCTGGAGTACCACTTATACTATATGCTTCTATATCATAAGGTTTTCTAACCTGTTTTACTACTATGGGTTCATATATGGTTATAGAATGACCGGATGCACTTCTTTGATCTTCAGGGGCTACCATTATAACATTATGATATTTACTTAATAACTTAGCTAAAGTATTTATTCCTTCTGCATCTATTCCATCATCGTTAGTCAATAATATATTCATATTTTGCCTCCATCTTATAAAATTCTATTTTTATATTTAAAATTATCTACTTATAATATTAGTATATTTTTATTAATTTTACCATTGAACATGCACTCTGTCTAATTCAATATGATACAATTTTTTGAATGCTTAATTGTACGCAATGGGATTCATATACTATAGTCTAAAGATCAAATTTAATTTACATAAATTTATTAGATCCAAATTTTTTTATTGACTACTTAATTTTATACATAAGATATAATATTTACATATATGCAGTTTCTACTTTAAAAATAAAATTTGAATAGTTACCAATTTAAAAGCCATGTTTTAAGCCAAAATATTAAAACACATTGCATATATACTTTTTTATACAATGTGTTTTAAATTTAGTTTTTAATTATTAGGATATGTCCATATACCTTTGTATTTAACATTATAAAATTTTTCTAATAATTCCTTATGTACCCTTTCTGAATTTAAATCTTTAAATTTGTCTGGATAGCACCATTTAGCTAAATAATAAATACCAACTACACTTCTTGTTGATGTACCTATTTCATTTGACATTATATAAACCTTTTTATTCTTAACTGCATCTATTTTATTCCAACCAGTTCTAGTAATTATTTTATTTGCATACTTTTCTATTCTATTAGTATCCTTCTCTTCATATCCTAAAGGTAATTTTGATGTACCCAACTTTACTACTACCTGTGGATTTCTTTCTACTATCCATTCTTTATTAACCTGTGGATATGCTACCGGTTCCTTTCCTGCAATATTTTCTACACCGGCTATATCTAACATTTCAGCACCGGCTGAGCCCTTAGAGGCACTTTTATAGTCTGAATGTTCTTCCCAATATACTTTTACTTTCTCTTCTGGTTTTATGTCTTTAACTCTTTCTTTTATCATATTAAGATTTTTATTTATAAATTCTACATATTCGTTAGCTTTTTCTTGTTTATCGAAAATTTCACCTAAAGTTTTTATATCATTATCTAATGAATTTATTTTAAATCCGTCTAAAGCAACAAATTTAGTTCCTGATGCTTCTATCTTTTGTATCATTTCTTTCTTTATATGTTGTCCATATCCAAAAACTATATCTGGTTTTAATGATATTATTTTTTCTATATTTGGGTTAAAAGAAGATCCTACTCTTTGTTTTTTAACTAAAGCTGCTGGAAATTTTAAAGCATCAGAAATTCCCACTATCTTATCTCCTGCACCTAAACAATAAACTATTTCTGCTATAGAATTATTTATAACTACTACTCTTTTAGGATTTTTAGGAACTGTAACTTCTACTCCTCTAGAATCCTTAAATGTAACTGTTTTACTCTTCTCATTAGCATTAGATGTTGTCTGTGATTTAGCTGCGCACCCAGTAAAAGTAAACATAATACCTAAAACTAATACTAAAATTAAACTACTTATCTTTTTCATTTTTTTCTCCTTTTCATATTGTGTAAACTAAACAATTTTTCATTTTATTATATTACATAATTATTTGTATTCTTTTTTCTATATTTTTTAATAGGATTAATAGGTAAAACACATTTTCCTAGTTTGGTATCTATAATTAAAGATTCTACCTCATAGATAAAATTTATATTTTCTTCAGTAAATACTACATCTGGAGAATTATAAGAATGTACTTGTCCATCTTTAATTAATACTAATTTGTCTGAGAATCTATAAGCTATATTTAAATCATGTATAACCATTATTACTGTAGTTTTTCTTTGTCTA
Above is a window of Clostridium sporogenes DNA encoding:
- a CDS encoding ABC transporter substrate-binding protein is translated as MKKISSLILVLVLGIMFTFTGCAAKSQTTSNANEKSKTVTFKDSRGVEVTVPKNPKRVVVINNSIAEIVYCLGAGDKIVGISDALKFPAALVKKQRVGSSFNPNIEKIISLKPDIVFGYGQHIKKEMIQKIEASGTKFVALDGFKINSLDNDIKTLGEIFDKQEKANEYVEFINKNLNMIKERVKDIKPEEKVKVYWEEHSDYKSASKGSAGAEMLDIAGVENIAGKEPVAYPQVNKEWIVERNPQVVVKLGTSKLPLGYEEKDTNRIEKYANKIITRTGWNKIDAVKNKKVYIMSNEIGTSTRSVVGIYYLAKWCYPDKFKDLNSERVHKELLEKFYNVKYKGIWTYPNN